From the Ruania alkalisoli genome, one window contains:
- a CDS encoding PIN domain-containing protein — translation MESEERLAVFLDYENLALGAREHLGGMAFDFGPIADALAIRGRVVVRRAYADWSYFDEDRRSLTRHQVELIEMPQRMGASRKNAADIKMVVDAIEMAFERDYISTFVMCTGDSDFSPLVHKLRELNKRVIGVGVEQSTSRLLPPACDEFLFYDRLEGVEVPEESEPTERRGRGRRAAQGATKGSVGPDRTAAAPPAATAPEQPAPPAPAETTGDDEPAPAEDASSLEVLVAQTLAGLESSTGGSVTASVLKRTLLRKDPTFSESDHGFRTFSDVLRHLAERGLVELASGPSAGDPEVSVPAHGEREDAFALLRTVVTESDGPVALSSLKNRLRKRRPDFSEKALGYRNFLQFCKDAAEGAVDLRWDEESEDYLLSAGA, via the coding sequence CGCGCTCGCGATCCGGGGTCGCGTGGTCGTGCGCCGCGCCTATGCGGACTGGTCCTACTTCGACGAGGACCGGCGCTCACTCACCCGCCACCAGGTGGAGCTGATCGAGATGCCGCAACGGATGGGCGCCTCCCGCAAGAACGCCGCCGACATCAAGATGGTCGTCGACGCGATCGAGATGGCCTTCGAGCGCGACTACATCTCCACCTTCGTCATGTGCACCGGCGACAGCGACTTCTCCCCGCTCGTGCACAAGCTGCGTGAGTTGAACAAGCGCGTGATCGGCGTGGGCGTGGAACAGTCCACCTCGCGGCTGCTCCCGCCTGCGTGTGATGAGTTCCTCTTCTATGACCGCCTCGAGGGGGTCGAGGTACCGGAGGAGAGCGAGCCCACCGAACGGCGTGGTCGGGGGCGCCGCGCGGCCCAAGGGGCCACCAAGGGGTCTGTCGGGCCCGACCGGACCGCTGCCGCCCCGCCGGCAGCCACTGCCCCGGAGCAGCCCGCACCGCCCGCGCCCGCCGAGACGACTGGCGACGATGAGCCCGCCCCGGCGGAGGACGCCAGTTCGCTCGAGGTACTCGTGGCGCAAACCCTCGCCGGGTTGGAGTCCTCGACCGGGGGCAGCGTGACGGCCTCCGTACTGAAACGCACATTGCTGCGTAAGGACCCGACCTTCAGCGAGTCCGATCACGGGTTCCGCACGTTCTCAGACGTGCTGCGCCACCTTGCCGAACGTGGTCTGGTCGAGCTGGCCAGCGGCCCCTCCGCCGGTGATCCCGAAGTTTCCGTTCCCGCGCACGGCGAACGGGAAGACGCGTTCGCGCTACTGCGTACCGTCGTGACCGAGTCCGACGGACCGGTGGCCCTGTCCAGCCTGAAGAACCGTTTGCGCAAGCGGCGGCCCGACTTCTCCGAGAAGGCCCTCGGTTACCGCAACTTTCTGCAGTTCTGCAAGGACGCCGCCGAAGGCGCGGTGGACCTGCGCTGGGACGAGGAGTCCGAGGACTATCTGCTCAGCGCAGGAGCCTGA
- the ppk2 gene encoding polyphosphate kinase 2 produces the protein MIQDVREYIDRLQTDGHSLGEDHDDDPVLIDPAGRAVDTWRENYPYDERMDRSEYDQTKYLLQVELLKFQRWTSATGGRHVILFEGRDAAGKGGTIKRFMEHMNPRYARTVALSKPSDRELGQWYFQRYVQHLPTSGEVVLFDRSWYNRAGVERVMGFCDDDQYQQFMGEAPLLEKMLVESGISVTKYWFSVTRAEQRTRFIIRQVDPVRQWKLSPMDLESLDKWGAYTAAKEEMFRRTDTDWAPWTTIKSNDKKRARINAMRHFLSQFEYDGKDHEVVGQPDPAIVNRGIDTVGD, from the coding sequence ATGATCCAGGACGTGCGGGAGTACATCGACCGGCTCCAGACCGATGGTCACAGCCTCGGCGAGGACCACGACGACGACCCGGTGCTGATCGACCCCGCGGGCCGCGCGGTCGACACCTGGCGCGAGAACTATCCCTACGACGAGCGGATGGACCGCAGCGAGTACGACCAGACGAAGTACCTGCTGCAGGTGGAGCTGCTGAAGTTCCAGCGCTGGACCTCTGCTACCGGCGGCAGGCACGTGATCCTGTTCGAAGGGCGCGATGCCGCCGGCAAAGGGGGCACGATCAAACGGTTCATGGAGCACATGAACCCGCGATACGCCCGCACGGTGGCGCTGTCCAAGCCCAGTGACCGTGAGCTCGGCCAGTGGTACTTCCAGCGCTACGTGCAGCACCTGCCCACCTCCGGTGAGGTGGTCCTGTTCGACCGCTCCTGGTACAACCGCGCCGGAGTGGAACGGGTGATGGGCTTTTGTGATGACGACCAGTACCAGCAGTTCATGGGTGAGGCCCCGCTGCTGGAGAAGATGCTCGTGGAGTCCGGGATATCGGTGACCAAGTACTGGTTCTCGGTCACTCGGGCCGAGCAGCGGACCCGCTTCATCATCCGTCAGGTGGATCCGGTGCGGCAGTGGAAGCTCTCGCCGATGGACCTGGAGTCCCTGGACAAATGGGGCGCCTACACCGCGGCCAAAGAAGAGATGTTCCGCCGCACCGACACCGACTGGGCGCCGTGGACCACGATCAAGAGCAACGACAAGAAGCGGGCCCGGATCAACGCGATGCGGCACTTCCTCTCCCAGTTCGAGTACGACGGGAAGGATCACGAGGTCGTCGGACAGCCGGACCCGGCGATCGTGAATCGAGGGATCGACACCGTCGGCGACTGA
- the ileS gene encoding isoleucine--tRNA ligase, protein MTSEPTSTGSDLHFPRHTQADGVQPSPRFPDVETDVLAFWKSDDTFRASIENRSAGEKGENEFVFYDGPPFANGLPHYGHLLTGYVKDVVPRFQTMLGKRVERRFGWDTHGLPAELEAERILGITDKTQIEEMGLEAFNKECRDSVLRYTKEWEEYVTRQARWVDFENDYKTLDLTYMESVIWAFKQLYDKGLAYEGYRVLPYCWRDETPLSNHELRMDDDTYRMRQDPAITVGFRLEAIGPEVPSEAAEALTGAHLLIWTTTPWTVPSNLATAVHPEVTYAVVAGSDGGRYVLAEARLAAYERELGTEPEVLATLTGAQLAGSRYTPPFGYFAGRENAHQVLLADYVTTDDGTGIVHIAPAYGEEDKVVTDAAGIEPATPVDAAGKFDATVPDYAGMNVFDANAAIIKDLKAGSGGAQGQSAVLLRHETYDHSYPHCWRCKNPLIYRAVSSWFVKVTEFRDRMVELNDQITWVPEHIKDGQFGKWLANARDWSISRNRYWGTPIPVWVSDDPAYPRIDVYGSLADLEADFGVQVTDLHRPFIDELTRANPDDPTGKATMRRIPDVFDVWFDSGSMPFAQVHYPFANADWFENHYPGDFIVEYIGQTRGWFYTLHVLATALFDRPAFRTCVSHGIILGDDGRKASKSLRNFPDPMEMFHSYGSDAVRLSLMGSPVLRGGNLVVAEESIRDQVRQVLLPLWNTWYFFGLYANTCNDGAGIDVRAPRPEELAELEDMDRYVLARTRSLVETVRTEMERYEIAEAVARVREHLDLLTNWYVRTSRQRFWDEDAGAYQTLYTALEVLLRVMAPLAPMVTEEVWRGLTGGRSVHLTDWPVPGNLDDPTAAALVADEDLVTAMDAVRDVVSVTHGLRKANQLRVRQPLRSVKVVVDRPDALAPFTGLVADEVNVKDVEIRDLADGAASEYGVYTKLTVNARAAGPRLGKDVQRAIADARSGAWQAQGERVSVDGILLEEGEFTLTTEIEDRFGDTVAAGVLPGGGFVVLDLELDDELIGDGYARDVVRQVQDARKAADLHVSDRIRLSLAVPRQWAQAVTDRKDFIAGETLAVSVHVDVAPVVGDDEPPVGIDLAKVSS, encoded by the coding sequence ATGACCAGCGAGCCCACCAGCACCGGCAGCGACCTGCACTTCCCGCGCCACACCCAGGCCGACGGCGTGCAGCCCTCCCCGAGGTTCCCGGACGTCGAGACCGACGTGCTGGCGTTCTGGAAGAGTGACGACACCTTCCGCGCCTCGATCGAGAACCGGTCGGCAGGGGAGAAGGGTGAGAACGAGTTCGTCTTCTACGACGGCCCCCCGTTCGCCAACGGCCTGCCGCACTACGGGCACCTGCTCACCGGGTACGTCAAGGACGTCGTGCCGCGGTTCCAGACCATGCTCGGCAAGCGGGTGGAGCGCCGGTTCGGCTGGGACACCCACGGTCTGCCCGCCGAGCTGGAGGCTGAGCGGATCCTCGGGATCACCGACAAGACCCAGATCGAGGAGATGGGGCTCGAGGCGTTCAACAAAGAATGCCGGGACTCGGTGCTGCGCTACACGAAGGAGTGGGAGGAGTACGTCACCCGGCAGGCCCGGTGGGTCGATTTCGAGAACGACTACAAGACGCTCGACCTGACCTACATGGAATCGGTGATCTGGGCATTCAAGCAGCTCTACGACAAGGGCCTCGCCTACGAGGGCTACCGCGTGCTGCCGTACTGCTGGCGGGACGAGACCCCGCTGTCCAACCACGAGCTGCGGATGGACGACGACACCTACCGGATGCGGCAGGACCCGGCCATCACGGTCGGGTTCCGGCTGGAGGCGATCGGTCCGGAGGTCCCCTCCGAGGCTGCCGAGGCACTCACCGGCGCCCACCTGCTCATCTGGACCACCACTCCCTGGACAGTGCCCTCCAACCTGGCCACCGCCGTCCACCCCGAGGTGACCTACGCCGTCGTGGCCGGCAGTGACGGCGGGCGGTACGTGCTCGCTGAGGCCCGCCTGGCTGCCTACGAACGTGAGCTGGGGACCGAGCCCGAGGTACTGGCCACGCTCACCGGTGCCCAGCTGGCAGGCAGCCGCTACACCCCGCCCTTCGGGTACTTCGCCGGCCGGGAGAACGCCCACCAGGTGCTCCTCGCCGACTACGTCACCACCGACGACGGCACGGGCATCGTGCACATCGCTCCCGCCTACGGTGAGGAGGACAAGGTCGTCACCGACGCCGCCGGCATCGAGCCGGCGACCCCGGTGGATGCCGCCGGCAAGTTCGATGCCACCGTGCCCGACTACGCCGGGATGAACGTCTTCGACGCCAACGCCGCCATCATCAAGGACCTGAAGGCCGGATCCGGCGGGGCGCAGGGGCAGAGTGCCGTACTGCTGCGCCACGAGACCTATGACCACTCCTACCCGCATTGCTGGCGCTGCAAGAACCCGCTCATCTACCGGGCGGTCTCCTCCTGGTTCGTCAAGGTCACCGAGTTCCGGGACCGGATGGTCGAACTGAACGACCAGATCACGTGGGTGCCCGAGCACATCAAGGACGGCCAGTTCGGCAAATGGCTCGCGAACGCGCGCGACTGGTCGATCTCCCGTAACCGGTACTGGGGCACGCCCATCCCGGTGTGGGTGAGCGACGATCCCGCCTACCCCAGGATCGACGTGTACGGCTCCCTAGCCGACCTCGAGGCCGACTTCGGCGTGCAGGTCACGGACTTGCACCGCCCATTCATCGACGAGCTCACCCGTGCGAACCCTGACGACCCCACCGGGAAGGCGACCATGCGCCGTATCCCGGACGTCTTCGACGTGTGGTTCGACTCCGGCTCGATGCCGTTCGCGCAGGTGCACTACCCGTTCGCGAACGCGGACTGGTTCGAGAACCACTATCCGGGTGACTTCATCGTGGAGTACATCGGGCAGACCCGCGGCTGGTTCTACACCCTGCACGTGCTCGCGACGGCACTGTTCGACCGGCCTGCGTTCCGCACCTGCGTCTCGCACGGCATCATCCTGGGCGACGACGGCCGCAAGGCCAGCAAGTCGCTGCGCAACTTCCCCGACCCGATGGAGATGTTCCACTCCTACGGCTCGGACGCGGTGCGCCTGTCACTCATGGGCTCGCCGGTGTTGCGCGGCGGCAACCTGGTGGTCGCGGAGGAGTCGATCCGCGACCAGGTGCGCCAGGTGCTGCTGCCGCTGTGGAACACCTGGTACTTCTTCGGCCTCTACGCCAACACCTGCAACGACGGCGCCGGGATCGACGTACGAGCCCCGCGGCCGGAGGAATTGGCCGAGCTGGAAGACATGGACCGCTATGTCCTCGCCCGCACCCGATCGCTGGTCGAGACCGTGCGAACGGAGATGGAGCGCTACGAGATCGCCGAGGCGGTGGCCAGGGTACGTGAGCACCTGGATCTGCTGACCAACTGGTACGTGCGCACCTCGCGGCAGCGGTTCTGGGATGAGGATGCCGGTGCCTACCAGACGCTGTACACGGCACTGGAGGTGCTGCTGCGGGTGATGGCCCCGCTGGCGCCGATGGTCACCGAGGAGGTGTGGCGCGGGCTGACGGGTGGGCGCAGTGTGCACCTGACCGACTGGCCGGTGCCCGGCAACCTGGACGACCCGACGGCGGCTGCCCTCGTGGCGGACGAGGACCTGGTGACGGCGATGGATGCCGTCCGGGACGTCGTCTCCGTCACGCATGGGTTGCGCAAGGCGAACCAGCTGCGTGTGCGCCAGCCGCTGCGCAGCGTCAAGGTCGTCGTGGATCGGCCGGATGCGCTCGCGCCGTTCACCGGCCTCGTGGCCGACGAGGTGAACGTCAAGGATGTCGAGATCCGTGACCTCGCCGACGGTGCCGCCAGCGAGTACGGCGTCTACACCAAGCTCACCGTGAACGCCCGCGCCGCCGGGCCGCGGCTCGGCAAGGACGTGCAGCGTGCGATCGCCGATGCGCGCAGCGGTGCCTGGCAAGCCCAGGGTGAGCGCGTGAGCGTGGACGGGATCCTCCTCGAGGAGGGCGAGTTCACACTCACTACCGAGATCGAGGACCGCTTCGGCGACACCGTGGCCGCAGGAGTGCTGCCCGGTGGTGGGTTCGTCGTGCTCGACCTGGAGCTGGACGATGAGCTGATCGGCGACGGATATGCTCGCGACGTCGTGCGCCAGGTGCAGGACGCGCGCAAGGCTGCCGACCTGCACGTCTCGGACCGCATCCGGCTCTCCCTGGCCGTACCCCGGCAATGGGCCCAGGCGGTGACTGACCGGAAGGACTTCATCGCCGGGGAAACCCTCGCGGTGAGCGTGCACGTCGATGTCGCTCCCGTTGTCGGTGACGATGAGCCACCCGTCGGTATCGACCTGGCGAAGGTCTCCTCATGA
- a CDS encoding bifunctional folylpolyglutamate synthase/dihydrofolate synthase — MNGAADVEAEQQAKEIYAEILSRAPEHKISPTIDRVAELVDLLGHPQRAYRAIHLTGTNGKTSTARMVERLLREMGLRTGRFTSPHLHTVRERIAIDGEPISAAAFVEVWRDIEPYVQMVDASLEGRGHPQLNFFEVLAAFAFAAFADAPVDVAIIEVGLGGEWDSTNVIDGEVAVMTPIARDHEKWLGHSLEEIAQVKSGIIKQLDPPAVVVTAEQDDEVAAVIARRAVERGARVVAQGYDIEVAERMVAVGGQLVNLRGTGGLYTDIFLPLHGAHQAQNALLALTAVEQFLGGGALGAEIVEAAFGDATSPGRMELVRSSPAVVVDAAHNPAGAGVLVQALEEAFSFTRLVGVIGVMADKDAEGILSVLEPVLDEVVITQSRSMRSMDVDDLAEIARDVFDPDQVHVQASLPNAISLAADLAEQGQQDQIASGTGVLVAGSVILAAEARAVFGKDKPPRQPRRPADAP; from the coding sequence ATGAACGGGGCGGCTGACGTCGAGGCCGAGCAGCAGGCGAAGGAGATCTACGCCGAGATCCTCTCCCGCGCCCCCGAGCACAAGATCTCCCCGACGATCGACCGGGTGGCCGAGTTGGTGGACCTGCTCGGCCACCCGCAGCGTGCCTACCGGGCCATCCACCTGACCGGCACCAACGGCAAGACCTCGACCGCACGCATGGTGGAGCGGTTGCTGCGGGAGATGGGGCTGCGGACCGGGCGCTTCACCTCCCCGCACCTGCACACGGTGCGCGAACGGATCGCGATCGACGGCGAACCGATCTCAGCCGCGGCCTTCGTGGAGGTCTGGCGCGATATCGAGCCGTACGTGCAGATGGTGGACGCGAGCCTCGAAGGGCGTGGGCACCCGCAGCTGAATTTCTTCGAGGTGCTTGCTGCGTTTGCTTTCGCGGCCTTTGCGGATGCGCCGGTGGACGTGGCGATCATCGAGGTTGGGCTCGGTGGCGAGTGGGACTCGACCAACGTCATCGACGGCGAGGTGGCGGTGATGACGCCGATCGCCCGCGATCACGAGAAGTGGCTCGGGCACTCCCTGGAGGAGATTGCGCAGGTCAAGTCGGGCATCATCAAGCAGCTTGACCCGCCGGCGGTCGTGGTGACCGCCGAGCAGGACGACGAGGTGGCTGCCGTCATTGCCCGGCGCGCCGTCGAACGCGGTGCGCGGGTGGTGGCCCAGGGGTATGACATCGAGGTCGCTGAGCGGATGGTGGCCGTTGGAGGACAGCTGGTGAACCTGCGTGGTACCGGCGGGCTCTACACCGACATCTTCCTTCCGCTGCACGGCGCCCACCAGGCGCAGAACGCCCTGCTTGCCCTGACGGCGGTCGAACAGTTCCTGGGGGGAGGTGCCCTGGGTGCGGAGATCGTCGAGGCCGCCTTCGGCGACGCCACCTCACCCGGACGGATGGAGCTCGTGCGCTCCAGTCCGGCCGTGGTGGTGGACGCGGCCCACAACCCGGCTGGTGCGGGAGTCCTGGTGCAGGCACTGGAGGAGGCGTTCTCCTTCACCCGGCTGGTCGGCGTGATCGGGGTGATGGCCGACAAGGACGCCGAGGGGATCCTCTCAGTGCTCGAACCCGTCCTGGACGAGGTGGTCATCACCCAGTCCAGGTCGATGCGTTCGATGGACGTGGACGATCTGGCAGAGATCGCCCGCGATGTCTTCGACCCTGACCAGGTGCACGTGCAGGCGAGTCTTCCGAACGCCATCTCCCTCGCGGCCGACTTGGCCGAACAGGGTCAGCAGGACCAGATCGCCTCCGGCACGGGCGTGCTCGTCGCCGGTTCGGTGATTCTGGCAGCCGAGGCGCGCGCTGTGTTCGGCAAGGACAAGCCGCCTCGGCAGCCGAGGCGACCAGCCGACGCTCCCTGA
- the galE gene encoding UDP-glucose 4-epimerase GalE: MKVLVTGGAGYLGSVTATALEQAGHEPVILDSLLTGPRAFTTNRIFYEGDIADRRLVRQILAEHPEIAVTVHMAARASVPESVAHPAAYYRDNVAKSLDLFEELSDAGHPRVLFSSSAAVYAHSPSFEVDEGSPVAPGSPYARTKLMVEQILTDLAGAGLLRGVILRYFNPIGSDPQLRSGIHAAEPLHVLGQLIRTARGEQDEFVLTGTDLPTRDGTGLRDYVHAWDLARAHVRAVERFDALLASVGNEGAVVNIGTGTGVTVRELHAAVERVTGRRVPVREAPARPGDAIGAYANVDRARALLGWQAELSLDEAIASALAWAQRRMELLGGAPDARR, encoded by the coding sequence GTGAAGGTTCTCGTCACCGGCGGCGCCGGGTACCTCGGGTCGGTGACGGCGACCGCCCTGGAACAGGCCGGGCATGAGCCCGTCATCCTCGACTCGCTGCTGACTGGCCCACGGGCGTTCACCACCAACCGGATCTTCTACGAGGGCGACATCGCCGACCGCCGCCTGGTGCGGCAGATTCTGGCCGAGCATCCAGAGATCGCCGTCACTGTGCACATGGCGGCCAGGGCGAGCGTGCCCGAATCGGTGGCACACCCGGCGGCGTACTACCGCGACAACGTGGCCAAGTCGCTCGATCTGTTCGAGGAGCTCAGCGACGCCGGGCACCCGCGGGTGCTGTTCTCCTCCTCGGCGGCCGTCTACGCTCACTCGCCCAGCTTCGAGGTTGACGAGGGTTCGCCGGTGGCACCAGGTTCGCCCTATGCGCGCACCAAGCTCATGGTGGAGCAGATCCTGACAGACCTGGCAGGTGCCGGGTTGCTGCGCGGGGTGATCCTGCGCTACTTCAACCCGATCGGCTCTGATCCGCAGTTGCGCAGCGGCATCCACGCCGCGGAGCCTCTGCATGTGCTCGGGCAGCTCATCCGGACCGCACGAGGGGAGCAGGACGAGTTCGTGCTGACGGGCACGGATCTGCCCACGCGCGACGGCACCGGCCTACGCGACTACGTGCACGCGTGGGATCTGGCCCGTGCGCACGTACGGGCGGTCGAACGTTTCGATGCGCTGCTCGCCTCCGTCGGGAACGAGGGCGCCGTGGTCAACATCGGCACCGGGACCGGCGTCACGGTGCGCGAGCTGCATGCCGCCGTCGAACGCGTCACCGGACGCCGAGTGCCGGTGCGTGAGGCTCCGGCCAGACCCGGGGACGCCATCGGCGCCTACGCCAACGTCGACCGGGCCCGGGCGCTGCTCGGCTGGCAGGCTGAGCTCAGCCTGGACGAGGCGATCGCCTCGGCTCTCGCCTGGGCGCAGCGTCGTATGGAACTGCTCGGCGGCGCCCCGGATGCTCGCCGGTGA
- a CDS encoding SRPBCC family protein gives MIRFVTETDIGAPPSVVCDASLDIGAHLASMASSHEQAVDGVRTGTIGLGETVTWRARHFGLWWTMTSRITAYEAPHSFTDEQVRGPFAQFRHVHRFQPRPDGGTQMSDEVTFVAPLGPLGRLAEHLVLARYVRHLIDSRNDWLRRHLESCG, from the coding sequence GTGATCCGCTTCGTCACCGAAACCGACATCGGCGCCCCACCTTCGGTCGTCTGCGACGCCTCCCTCGACATCGGCGCGCACCTGGCCTCGATGGCTTCCTCACACGAGCAGGCCGTCGACGGAGTGAGGACGGGAACGATCGGGCTCGGTGAGACGGTGACGTGGCGGGCCCGTCACTTCGGCCTGTGGTGGACCATGACGAGCCGCATCACTGCCTACGAGGCACCTCACAGCTTCACCGACGAGCAGGTGCGTGGTCCGTTCGCCCAGTTTCGTCACGTGCACCGGTTTCAGCCTCGGCCCGACGGCGGCACCCAGATGAGCGACGAGGTCACCTTCGTCGCTCCGCTCGGCCCGCTCGGAAGGCTGGCCGAGCACCTCGTGCTGGCACGCTACGTCCGCCACCTGATCGACTCCCGCAACGACTGGCTGCGACGGCACCTGGAGTCGTGTGGATGA